The window GATTTACAAAAGCAACAATTGTTAATAGTAACTCAAATACAATTATGCAAAATCTAACTATTCCATTAAGTGTTAGTTTTGCATTAGCAATTGTATTAATCATGTCAGGATTGATTACTCACCAAATTATTAAAAGAAAGAAACTTGCTAAATCTAAGATTAATTTAAAAGATATTAGAAAATCTACTAAAAAGTAATTCCTATATATTAAACCAAACCATCTCTACAAGGTTTGGTTTTTTATTTAAATATTCTATAATTATTAGTACAAAGGAAATATAAAAGATATACATGAGAACCTTAGTAAAAATTCTATATAAATCTAGCAAATTTGTTTTGTTTACCTTTGGAACAGTTCTTGTTTCAGCTTCATTAGGTGCTGGTGTAGTTGGTAAAATGTATGCTACTGAATCTAAAGATATTTTAAACAATGGTGTAAGCAGCATTAGTGGTCTTTTAGAAAATGTAAATTCTGAGTTAAGTAAGATTAATACTGATGATCTTTTTAATTCTGCTGAAGCAGAGATTGCAAAAATAGAACCAATAATAGTAAATGCTAAAGATGATTTAGCTGCTCAAAAAGCTAATTTAAATAAACTAATTCAGGAATTAGAAGGATTAATTGCATCAACAACTGAAGATAGTCAAAAAAAGACTTTAGAAGACATTAAAAACACTTTGGTACAAGTTAATGATTCAGTTATAGGTAATGAAACTGATACTTTTTCAGATAATAAACAAACTTGTTTTGCAATTTTAAATGAACTTGTTGGTATTGTTGATGGATCTGGTGGAATTATTAATCTTGATAGTTTAAAAGGAACACTAAACAATCTTTTATCTACAGTAAATAGTGTTATAAATCCTATTAATGATTTCATTCAACCATATACAAATCAAGAAAAAGTTAATTCTACATATGATGGAGTAACCAATGTTTTGTTAGGAGTTGGTGCAACCATTCTAGGATTAATTATTGTAGGTGGTTTACTATCAGTTATTTGCTATAGAAGAATTGATGGAAAGCTTGTAAATAGATTTAATGCTAAAAAAGAAATTAAAGTCCATGTTTCTAAAATTCTTAAAAAGTATCCAAATATTCACAATGGCTTATCTAACAATGGCTCTACTACACATTTATTTAAATTAAGATTACCTCTTATTCTTAAAAATTTAGGTTTATGACCAGCTTATATTTTTGGTGGTTTATTTTTTGGTGGATTATTAGCAGGTGGTGTTGCTGCAACTACTCAAAAAGATTTTGTTAGTAATACTTTAACTACTGGTTCAAAAATTATTTCTGATATTAATGCAGGTGCAACTAATGTTAATAATGAAGTAAATAATTTGTATACTAATGTTTTTGATACAACAAACAATCCTAATAGTTTAATGTCCCAATTTAATAGTTCTCTTCAAAAATTAAAAGATATGCAAAATAAATTAAATGATTTAAATTCATCTGGTTCATCAAACATTGATAATAACACTTTAGAAAGTATCAAAAACACTTTAAATACTGTTATTGGTGGTGTTGAATCTATAAATAAAAGTGTTAATGACCAAACTGGCACAATTGATTCTATAAAATCACAAGTTAATGATTTAATTGGTCCTGATGGTTCAGTAACTTCAACATTAACTGAAATTGAAAACACTATCAATAGAGTGAACAATCCTGATAGTAAAGAATGAGAATACTATGATTTAGTTTCTCAAATCTTAATAATTGTTGGAGCATCAGTATTAGGTATTATGATTTTAAGTTCAATTCTAATGCTAATCTTCTTCAAAAGAATTGATGGTGTTGCATTACCAAGATCTGCATTTAGAAAGAAACTTGCTGCACACTTAGATAAAATATTTAAAAAATACCCTAAACTTTGAAATCACTTTCAAAGAGGAGATCACTTAAGATAAGTTAAAGACATCTTAAAAGATGTCTTTTTTACTTTATTATATGTATAAAAATTTATATAAATAATTACTATCTATAAAAATTTACTTTTATGTATATTTTTATAGAAGTGAAATCTTTTTTGTTTTTTATTACAATATTATTAATTTAAATTAATATAATATCACTTAGTGAGATTTTAACCTATGGCAAAAAATAATAAGAATAAAGCATTAGTTGTAGAACAAAACACTACTTTAAAAGTAGAAACAGTTGATATTGATAACAAATCTGTTCCTACTGCTTCTAATAATTTTAAAAAGAAAAAGCCTGCTCAAAAAATTAAATTAAAAAAGGTAAAGAGCGAACTGTCTAAGGGCGAAATAAAAGAAATTAAAAAACAAATTAAAAGAATTAAGAAGTGAAATAAACCTCATAGAAGTGAAGCTAAAAATCCTGTAAATCTAGCAGAAAATGAAATGATTAAATTAGTTAATGTCCATAAATATGCTACAAATGGCTATCAATATGAGCATATTTTAAAAGGAATTGATTTAACTATTTATAAAGGTGAATTTATTGTAATTGTTGGTCCTAGTGGTAGTGGTAAAACAACATTACTTACTTTATTATCAGCACTAGATAGACCTTCAAGTGGTGAATGTCTAATGTTTGATAAAAATACAATTACTTTAAACCAATCTCAGTTAACTAAATTAAGAGCTGAACATGTTGGTTATATTTTCCAACAATATGGATTACTACAAGATCTAACTGTTGAAGATAATATTAAAATTGCTACTAATTTAAGTAAAAACTCAGGAAAGAAAAATTTAGATTTAGATAAATTATTAGAATCTGTTGGGATGCTAAAGTATAAAAAACAAAAAGCAATTAATCTTTCAGGTGGTCAATCTCAAAGAGTTGCTATTTGTAGAGCTTTAATTAAAAACCCAGATATTTTATTTGGTGATGAGCCAACTGGTGCAATTCATGTTAATGCTACTAAAGAAATTATGAATATCTTTTTAGACATTAATAAGAAGTTTAATACAACTGTAATTATAGTTACTCACAATAATGCAATTACTGAACTTGCTGAAAGAGTAATTAAAATTGAAAGTGGTAAAATCACACAAAATTATAGAAATGAAAATAGAAAGACTGTTGAAGAAATAAACTGAAGTTTATAGTCTATTTTTTGTTTTCTAATATATCAAATTACTATTTTTTTGAAGTAATTTACAAAAATATAATAATTATCTAATAAACTTAAAGATTGGATGGTTATTATATTTGTTTTCTCAAATTTAGAACTAAATATAAATTAAAAAAAGAGGTTATTATGATTTTTTCAGTAGATGTAATGGGATTTGAAAACGATATTAGAGAAGCAATTAATGCTTGTAGAGATTTTTGTAAAAAAAATAGTGATGTAAAAATAATCTTAGTTGGGGATAAAGAGAGAATCCAAAAAGAGATTAAGTCATCTGATAATTTTGAAATTGTCCATGCATCTGAAGAAATTAAAATGACAGATGATCCAATTTCAATAAGAAAAAAAACAAATAGTTCAATGTATAAGGCAATAGAACTAGTTAAAGAAAACAAAGCTGATGGTGTTTTATCTGCTGGGAATACCTCGTGCTATGTCTTTTTAACTTTTTTAATTCTAGGTAAAATTCCTGGAATTACTAAGTGTGGATTTATGCCATATATGCCTACAATTAATGGTAGAGGTGTTAACTTTTTAGATGTTGGTGCAAATAAAGAGTGTGATGCAACAGATTTAGTTAATTTTGCTAGAATGGGATCAATTTACATTGAAAAGGTAAGAAATGTTAAAAATCCAAAAGTTGGAATTTTAAATATTGGTACTGAAGATAACAAAGGTTTAAGTTATCATATTGAAGCAAATAAAATTTTAAAAGATGTTAAAAACATTAACTATGTTGGATTTGTAGAATCCAGATACTTATTAGAAGAAAAAGTAGATTTAATAGTTTCAGATGGTTTTGTTGGTAACATTGCTTTAAAAGCTTTAGAGGGAACTTTTAAAACAGTTTTAAGATCTTTATTAGGTACTAGAAAAAAACCTTTATTTGGGTGATTGTGATTTTTATTATCAATCCCAAATTTACTTACTATTAAAAACAAATATGACTATAAAAATAATGCAGGAGCAATTGTTTTAGGACTAAACAAGATTGCTATAAAAACTCATGGAAGTGCTGATTATAAACAATTTTATAGTTCATTAAGATTACTAAGAGACACTGTGAAAGCAGATTTAATAAATATATTAAAAAGAGAGTTTGAAAAAGATAATGAAGGACAATAATTACAGACAATTAGATGTGACCAAAATACTTAATAAATTAGGAATAAAAACAAATAAATATTACCTATATGTTGAGGCTTTGACTCACAATTCTTACAACAATGAAAAGAAAGTTGGTTACACATATCAAAGATTAGAATTTTTAGGAGATGCTGTTATATCTAAGTTAATTTCAGAGTTTTTATTTAAAAACAAATCATTAGATGAGCAAAAAATGACAGAAATTAGAAAGAATTTAGTTAACTCTGAAATCTTTAAAAAAGCATCAGAAGAGCTAGGGTTGTTAGACTATGCTTTTATTGGTAAGGGTATAAATTTAGAAAATGATACTAAAAAAATTAAAGCAGACTTATTCGAAGCCTTTGCTGGAGCTATTTTTATTGATAAAGGTGAAGATGAAGTTTGAAAATACTTAGAGAAAACAATTCTAAAATATTATGAAAATAATGAATTAGTTAACCCAATTGACTATAAATCTAGGATTCAAGAGCTATTCCAATACAACATTGCTAAAAAACATAAAAAAGCTCATTTTTACTACCAAACTGTGGAGATTGAAAACAATATGTTTAAATCTTCTCTAATATATGATGAAATCATTTATGGAGTAGGTGTTGGTAAAACTAAAAAAGAAGCTCAAAAATCAGCTGCTAAAATAGCATATGAGAAATATGCCTTTGATAAAAATATGTTAAAAAAATCAAAATAAGATTAAATCTTACTTTGATTTTTTTTATTCTACTAACTATTAATGTAATAACAGATAACTACAATTCAATAAATTGATTATTTGGATTGTTTGGAACAACTTCTACATATTTGAATTGATATAAGTGACAAGTTTTATTATTTGCATAAATTTGAGATACCCTATTTTTTAAATATTCATAGTTATCTAAAATTCAGCTAGTACAATCATTGTCTTCAAAATCTAAGAAAGCATTTAACAATCTTAAGAAATATGTTTCAAATGATGGTTTTTGTTCAACTACATTTTTACTATTCTTTTGAGATTTTTCTAAGTCATATTTCAATTCATAATATTGAGTTACTAAATAGTTTCTATTTTCTACAACAAAGTATAATTCAGCATTATCTTTTTTAGCTTGTTCATATTCATTGAATTTAGCATCAAAAAACTTTAAGTGTTTTTTGTCATTTTTAATTAATACATTTAGTATTTTTTTAGTTTCTTCTACAGTTCTCATATTGATTAATACCTTTAAATAATATTTTGTAAGTACAATTTAATTAAAAAACAGAATTAGAAAATTTTTTAAAAAATAATTAATATTCTTGATAAGATTTAATTTATTGATAAAATTAATTAGTTAATAATAGGAGATTATATGGCAGCAAAGAAAAACTTGATGACAGAATCTGGAAAAAAAGAACTTGAAAAAGAACTTAAATATCTAATTGATGTTAGAAGACCAGAGATTATTAAACAAATTCAAGAAGCAAGAGAACAAGGTGACTTGTCTGAAAATGCTGATTATGATGCAGCAAAGAACTTCCAAGCTCAAATTGAATCAAGAATTAAAGAAATCCAAAATATCTTAAATAATACAAAAATTATTAAAGAAGAAAAAAGTTCTGGTTCAAATGAAAAGAAAGTTCATGTTGGTGCAACTGTAACTATTAAAGATTATAGTGATGGTGAATCTCATACATATAAAATAGTAGGTCCTATTGAATCTGATCCTTCACAAAACAAAATTTCTAATGAATGTCCATTAGCAAAATGTATCATGGGAAAAAAAGTTGGTGAAGAATCTTATGTTAAGGGAATTGATCACCCTTACAAAGTTAAAGTTGTAGATATTACTAATTAGTTGTAAATTCCATATAAAATTTATTTATAAAAAATAGAAAATATAATATAATAATTTATGTTTGTGTGAAAAGCATTTGCGCAAACATAAAAAAATGGGTAGTTAGCGAAGTGGCCAAACGCAGCTGACTGTAAATCAGTTACCTCGTGTTTCGGCGGTTCGAATCCGTCACTGCCCACCATTATTGGGCTGTAGCCAAGCGGAAAGGCAATAGACTTTGACTCTATCATGCGTTGGTTCGATCCCAACCAGCCCAGCCAATTATAATAAAATAATAATAAACATAATGGTCACTGACCATTTATGTCCCATTAGCTCAGCGGTAGAGCATTTCACTTTTAATGAAGGGGTCATAGGTTCGAGTCCTATATGGGACACCATTTAAAAAATTTTTAACTAGGGTAGCTGGAGTGGCGGAATGGTAGACGCACAGGACTTAAAATCCTGTTACAGCAATGTAGTAAGGGTTCAAGTCCCTTCTCCAGCACCAGTTTATGCGGGTGTAGTTCAATGGTAGAACTATAGCCTTCCAAGCTATTAACGTGGGTTCGATTCCCATCACCCGCTCCAAGTAAAATGTCTAACCACCAATTAAGCAATTGGTGGTTTTTTGCTGTACATCAAAGTATATATAATTTATAATTATGTAAATAAAACTCTTATTATGAAAATTAGCTTTAATAAATTTTTAAAAAAGATTTTTCCTTTATTTTCAGTAGTCTTATATACTGGTCCTTTATTTTCTTGTGCAGCTGCAGAAGATTTATATTCAAAACAATATAATACTGAAAACAGTCAATACACACCTCAAATCATGAATAAGACTTTGACTTTAAAGTTTGAATATTCAAGTAGTGAAAATACTAGTGTATATTCAAATGTTGTTTGAGGAACTGGATGAATTTGATCAGTTAAAGGTAATTCATATTATGTGGCTACTAACATGCATGTAGCAGCTTCTGTTAATTTTAAAAATACTAAATTTTATCAATACAGCAATAGTAGTTATCATTTAAGAGATTATAGTAATGTTAGTCAAATAAAAAGTTCAATTGGTTTTTACAATGGACACAATAGTGAAAATAACAGTTATGTAAATGTTTCTACACCAACAGTTGTTTACACTACTATAAATGACACAAAGTATAATGCTGCTTTTAATTCAACGAATACAAAAAGCTATTCTTCAAGTTCTGGGGGGCAATCTTTAAACTATTGAGGTGTTACAGATATTACTATTCTTAAATATGAAATTAATATGGAGAGTTATAGTTCTAGTAACCAAGATTTTTATAATTGATTAAAAGCTTATTCATCTAATCCTACAAGTGTATATGGATCAAGTAATGAAAATGCTAACCCATTAGATTTAACTAGATACACTTACTATTCAGGAGGTTTTCCTAAAGTTAGTGATCCTTCAATAACAAACTCTATAATGTGAGAACCAGTTTCAGATTTTAAATTAAACAATGAGGTTACAAATGCTTTTGGTGAAACTTGAAATAAAGATACATCAAATTCTATTCCTATCACTTTTATAGATGAGACATTTGCAAATAAAAATAATAATAGTTCTAGTACTACTACAACTACAGATAATTCTTTAAATGGAACACTTCCTACTGTAACTAAAGATTATTCAAGTGATAAAACATCAACTAACTTCTTAAATGTTAGCTATACTGGATATTTCTATGGACATTCAGATGAAGGGTCATCTGGTAGTATGTTAGCAACAGTAATAGATGGGAAACTACAAGTAGTTGGAATATATTGAGGTGTTTCTGTTTTTAGGATTGGTAACAATGAAGTAGAACTAGGTTCTTATGATATTTTTGTAACTTCTAAATTTAATATTGCTTACAACATTCAACAAGCAATAAATAATGACACAAATAGTAGTACAATAACTAACATATAGCCTTGTATGTTTTATATTAGGTTTTATTTAAATTAAATAAGAATAATCAAAGGAATAAACATGGTTATAAACATTGCCAGGCTTAGACAATTCTCTGTTGGGTCAATTATCTTTACAGCTTTAATAGTTGCTTTTTTAGTACTAGGAATTTTAGGAAGCTTAAACATGTTTGTTCAACAAATTGGATCAGTTAATGAATATGGGTATTTATTACTAACTTCTAATAAATACTATTTCATAGATAACAATTATATTTACAGTTATGAAATATCAATTTATGTTTTAGCAACTTCATTTGCAATGATGGTTATAGTATTAGGATTCTTAATATTTTTTAATATCAAGAATTTACTTGTTTCAATTGAAATTGATAAAGAAGTAAAATCCGATTTAAAACAATTAGCTATTATAAATTTCTTTACTTTCTGCATTGGTTCAGTTTTACAATTAGCAACTTGTGATGTGATAATTGAAAAATATCGATTAATGAAAAGTTACCATAAAGAAGCAAAATCTAATAATATAGAATAGTAGTGTAATCTTCAATTAAAGTTAAATAATGATTAGTTATTTATAACAATAATTGATTATTATTTAACTTTAATTATTTATATTTAAAAATAAACTAAGATATTATGAGCTATTATTCAAACCCATTCAAATACAATATTACCCATCATGCTGTTAGAAGAGCTAGAGAAAGACTACATTTAGAAAGTTATTCTTCTGATTATATTCATGGAAAATTAGAAGAGTATTTAGAGTTTTCTATTTTAGTTAGAGAAGATTTTAATGGTAAAGTTTTTAAAAACCCTGAACATAATATCACCATCATTGTTGATGAATATAGAAGAATAATTAAAACAGTTTATTAACTACTATCAAATTAATTGATAGTAGTTTTATTTTTTTATATATTAGTTATTTTTTAATTAATAAAAAATAACCCTAATTATTTAATTTATTTTATTAATAGTTTGATATTAATCTCTATGTATTAAAATATTAATGTTTTTTGATAGAGGTAATTAACAAGTATGAAAAAGCTAATCATAGCAAATTGAAAAATGTTTAAAACATTAAATGATATAAAAACATTCAAAGAAGAATTTGATAAAAATATAAAAAATGTAAAAGTTAATGCTGATTATAGTGTTGGTGTTCCAAGCATTTACTTAAACCAAGCAAAAGAAATTTTAAAAGGAATTAAAGTAATTGCTCAAGATGCACACTTTAAAAATGAAGGAGCATACACTGGAAACATTTCTTGATCTCAATTAAAAGATTGTGGAATTGATGGTTCAATTATTGGACACTCTGAAAGAAGACAAATGTTTAATGAAACTGATGAAACTGTAAATTTAAAAACTATTTCATTAGTAGAAAATAATATGCAAGCTGTAGTTTGTGTTGGTGAAACTTTAGAAGAATATGAAGCTAACAAATCTTTTGATGTTGTATGAAACCAAACTAAAAAAGCTTTAGCAAATGTAAGTGAAGCACAATTAAAAAATGTTGTAATTGCGTATGAACCAGTTTGAGCAATCGGAACTGGAAAAGTACCAACTGGAAAAGAAGTAGATGATTTAATTCAAAAGGTAAGAGATGAATTAAGCAAACTATATAGCAAACAAGCTGTTGAATCATTAGTGGTTCTATATGGTGGTTCAGTAAATGATAAAAATGCAGAAGAGTTTTTTAAACAAAAAAACATTAATGGTGCATTAGTAGGAAGCTTTTGTTTAAAAGCAGAAAACTTTGTTAAATTAATTGAATTAGGTGGAAACTAAAATGAAAAAAGGACCAGTATTATTAGCTGTTTTAGATGGATATGGATTTTCTAAAGACACAAAAGGAAATGCAATCTTAAATGCTAAAACTCCTTTTATGGATAATTTAGTAAAAGAATATGACCACTGTTATATAGAAGCAAGTGGTGAATATGTAGGATTACCTGATGGACAAATTGGAAACTCTGAAGTTGGTCACTTAACTATTGGAGCTGGAAGAATTGTCTATACTGGATTATCTTTAATTAACCAAGATATCAAAACAAAGAAATTTGATTCTAATAAAACTTTATTAGAAGCAATTAATCATGCAAAGAAAAACAATAGTAACATCCACATTATGGGATTATTATCTCCAGGTGGAGTTCACTCAAATGAACAACATATTTTTGAAATGATTAGAATTGTTTCTGAAAATGGATTAAAACCAGTTATCCATGTTTTTGGAGATGGTAGAGATGTTGCACCTCAATCTATTATTAGTTCATTAGAAAGATTAAATGATGTATTAAAAAAATACCCTGGAACAATTGCTACAATTTCAGGAAGATTCTATTCAATGGATAGAGACAAAAGATGAGAAAGAACTAAACAAGCATATGACAACTTATTAGGTATTTCAAATAACTATTTTGATAATCCAATTGATTATGTAAACAAACAATATAGTGAAAACATTTTTGATGAATTCTTAGTACCTGCAAGAATTAATGATAGCAATGTTGTTATTAAAGATAATGATGCAGTTATTCATGCAAACTTTAGACCAGATAGAGCAAGACAAATTTCTCACTTATTTTGTGGGTCTACAGTATATGAAGAAAAAAATGATCATCCATTAAAAAACCTATACTATGCAATTATGATGACATATGAAGGAATAACACCAACTTCAATTTTATTCCCTACAGTTGTTGTTAAAAATACTTTTGGTGAAGTTGTTGCTAATAGTGGATTAACACAGTTAAGAATTGCTGAAACTGAAAAATATGCACATGTTACTTTCTTTTTTGATGGTGGAGTAGAAGTAGATTTAAAGAATGAATCTAAAATTCTAGTAGATTCTAAAAAAGTAAAAACATATGATGAAGTTCCTGCAATGTCTGCTGTTGAAATTACAGACAAGTTAATTGAAAATCTAGATAAGTTTGATGTAATAGTTTTAAACTTTGCAAATGCTGATATGGTTGGACATACTGGTAAATACAATGAAGCAGTATTAGCAATTGAAGCATTAGATTCTCAACTTGCTAGAATTGATCAAAAAATTAAAGAATTAAATGGAACTATGTTTATTACAGCAGATCATGGAAATGCTGAAGTAATGCTAGATGATGATAACAATCCAGTTACTAAACATACTACAAATCCAGTTATTTTTATTTCAAATAACAAAGATGTTAAATTTAACAAACCTGGAAGTTTAGGAAATGTTGCTCCTACAATTCTTGATTTTATGGGATTAGAAATTCCAGCAGATATGGATAAAAAATCTTTATTAAAAAAATAAGAATATAAATTTTAAGATAGCTTTAAACAAACTATCTTAAAATTTTTTTAAATTATCACATTTATTTTTTTAAAAAAGAATATAATTAACAAATGTAGTTTATATTTACATGAGGTTTTTTATATTATGTTCGGTAGTAAATTTAAAATTTGTAAGATTGAAGCTTACGAAGTAATTGATTCAAGAGGGTTCCCTACAGTTGCTGCAAAAGTATATGCTAAGAATGGTGTATTTGCAAAAGCTATGGTTCCATCTGGTGCTTCTACTGGTGAAAGAGAAGCTGTTGAATTAAGAGATGGTGACAAAGAAAGATTTAACGGTAAAGGTGTTTTAAAAGCTGTTAACAATGTTAATACAATCATTGCTCCTAAAGTTGTAGGAATGGATTGTAGACAACAAACTAAGATTGATGAATTAATGATTAGTCTTGATGGAACACCTAACAAAGCTAAACTAGGTGCTAATGCTATTTTGGCTGTTTCTTTAGCAGTTGCAAAATTAGCTGCAATGATAGAAGAAAAACCATTATACAAATACATTAGACAAAACATCATGGGAGATAGCAGTGATTCATGAACAATGCCTGT is drawn from Malacoplasma penetrans HF-2 and contains these coding sequences:
- a CDS encoding ABC transporter ATP-binding protein, producing the protein MAKNNKNKALVVEQNTTLKVETVDIDNKSVPTASNNFKKKKPAQKIKLKKVKSELSKGEIKEIKKQIKRIKKWNKPHRSEAKNPVNLAENEMIKLVNVHKYATNGYQYEHILKGIDLTIYKGEFIVIVGPSGSGKTTLLTLLSALDRPSSGECLMFDKNTITLNQSQLTKLRAEHVGYIFQQYGLLQDLTVEDNIKIATNLSKNSGKKNLDLDKLLESVGMLKYKKQKAINLSGGQSQRVAICRALIKNPDILFGDEPTGAIHVNATKEIMNIFLDINKKFNTTVIIVTHNNAITELAERVIKIESGKITQNYRNENRKTVEEINWSL
- the tpiA gene encoding triose-phosphate isomerase; this encodes MKKLIIANWKMFKTLNDIKTFKEEFDKNIKNVKVNADYSVGVPSIYLNQAKEILKGIKVIAQDAHFKNEGAYTGNISWSQLKDCGIDGSIIGHSERRQMFNETDETVNLKTISLVENNMQAVVCVGETLEEYEANKSFDVVWNQTKKALANVSEAQLKNVVIAYEPVWAIGTGKVPTGKEVDDLIQKVRDELSKLYSKQAVESLVVLYGGSVNDKNAEEFFKQKNINGALVGSFCLKAENFVKLIELGGN
- the plsX gene encoding phosphate acyltransferase PlsX; its protein translation is MIFSVDVMGFENDIREAINACRDFCKKNSDVKIILVGDKERIQKEIKSSDNFEIVHASEEIKMTDDPISIRKKTNSSMYKAIELVKENKADGVLSAGNTSCYVFLTFLILGKIPGITKCGFMPYMPTINGRGVNFLDVGANKECDATDLVNFARMGSIYIEKVRNVKNPKVGILNIGTEDNKGLSYHIEANKILKDVKNINYVGFVESRYLLEEKVDLIVSDGFVGNIALKALEGTFKTVLRSLLGTRKKPLFGWLWFLLSIPNLLTIKNKYDYKNNAGAIVLGLNKIAIKTHGSADYKQFYSSLRLLRDTVKADLINILKREFEKDNEGQ
- the greA gene encoding transcription elongation factor GreA → MAAKKNLMTESGKKELEKELKYLIDVRRPEIIKQIQEAREQGDLSENADYDAAKNFQAQIESRIKEIQNILNNTKIIKEEKSSGSNEKKVHVGATVTIKDYSDGESHTYKIVGPIESDPSQNKISNECPLAKCIMGKKVGEESYVKGIDHPYKVKVVDITN
- the rnc gene encoding ribonuclease III codes for the protein MKDNNYRQLDVTKILNKLGIKTNKYYLYVEALTHNSYNNEKKVGYTYQRLEFLGDAVISKLISEFLFKNKSLDEQKMTEIRKNLVNSEIFKKASEELGLLDYAFIGKGINLENDTKKIKADLFEAFAGAIFIDKGEDEVWKYLEKTILKYYENNELVNPIDYKSRIQELFQYNIAKKHKKAHFYYQTVEIENNMFKSSLIYDEIIYGVGVGKTKKEAQKSAAKIAYEKYAFDKNMLKKSK
- a CDS encoding DUF31 family putative serine protease, producing MKISFNKFLKKIFPLFSVVLYTGPLFSCAAAEDLYSKQYNTENSQYTPQIMNKTLTLKFEYSSSENTSVYSNVVWGTGWIWSVKGNSYYVATNMHVAASVNFKNTKFYQYSNSSYHLRDYSNVSQIKSSIGFYNGHNSENNSYVNVSTPTVVYTTINDTKYNAAFNSTNTKSYSSSSGGQSLNYWGVTDITILKYEINMESYSSSNQDFYNWLKAYSSNPTSVYGSSNENANPLDLTRYTYYSGGFPKVSDPSITNSIMWEPVSDFKLNNEVTNAFGETWNKDTSNSIPITFIDETFANKNNNSSSTTTTTDNSLNGTLPTVTKDYSSDKTSTNFLNVSYTGYFYGHSDEGSSGSMLATVIDGKLQVVGIYWGVSVFRIGNNEVELGSYDIFVTSKFNIAYNIQQAINNDTNSSTITNI
- the gpmI gene encoding 2,3-bisphosphoglycerate-independent phosphoglycerate mutase; this translates as MKKGPVLLAVLDGYGFSKDTKGNAILNAKTPFMDNLVKEYDHCYIEASGEYVGLPDGQIGNSEVGHLTIGAGRIVYTGLSLINQDIKTKKFDSNKTLLEAINHAKKNNSNIHIMGLLSPGGVHSNEQHIFEMIRIVSENGLKPVIHVFGDGRDVAPQSIISSLERLNDVLKKYPGTIATISGRFYSMDRDKRWERTKQAYDNLLGISNNYFDNPIDYVNKQYSENIFDEFLVPARINDSNVVIKDNDAVIHANFRPDRARQISHLFCGSTVYEEKNDHPLKNLYYAIMMTYEGITPTSILFPTVVVKNTFGEVVANSGLTQLRIAETEKYAHVTFFFDGGVEVDLKNESKILVDSKKVKTYDEVPAMSAVEITDKLIENLDKFDVIVLNFANADMVGHTGKYNEAVLAIEALDSQLARIDQKIKELNGTMFITADHGNAEVMLDDDNNPVTKHTTNPVIFISNNKDVKFNKPGSLGNVAPTILDFMGLEIPADMDKKSLLKK
- a CDS encoding MG_279/MG_280 family protein; this encodes MRTLVKILYKSSKFVLFTFGTVLVSASLGAGVVGKMYATESKDILNNGVSSISGLLENVNSELSKINTDDLFNSAEAEIAKIEPIIVNAKDDLAAQKANLNKLIQELEGLIASTTEDSQKKTLEDIKNTLVQVNDSVIGNETDTFSDNKQTCFAILNELVGIVDGSGGIINLDSLKGTLNNLLSTVNSVINPINDFIQPYTNQEKVNSTYDGVTNVLLGVGATILGLIIVGGLLSVICYRRIDGKLVNRFNAKKEIKVHVSKILKKYPNIHNGLSNNGSTTHLFKLRLPLILKNLGLWPAYIFGGLFFGGLLAGGVAATTQKDFVSNTLTTGSKIISDINAGATNVNNEVNNLYTNVFDTTNNPNSLMSQFNSSLQKLKDMQNKLNDLNSSGSSNIDNNTLESIKNTLNTVIGGVESINKSVNDQTGTIDSIKSQVNDLIGPDGSVTSTLTEIENTINRVNNPDSKEWEYYDLVSQILIIVGASVLGIMILSSILMLIFFKRIDGVALPRSAFRKKLAAHLDKIFKKYPKLWNHFQRGDHLR